A section of the Oreochromis niloticus isolate F11D_XX linkage group LG9, O_niloticus_UMD_NMBU, whole genome shotgun sequence genome encodes:
- the LOC112847916 gene encoding zinc finger protein 271 — protein MSSTQTDQHEARRQRSQEADKPHRRKGEKKYSCDECGKDFTQKTNLKLHQFIHSGVKPYSCELCGKSFTRLGSLKTHQLIHSGVKPYSCDKCGKAFVLRGNLRRHQVTHSGIKAYSCDICGKTFSQLGYRHIHLRIHTRHDVYCCGQCGKLFTTDAQLQHHMLTHTEERPYKCDLCDKAFKEPRSLRRHEQIHSRKKLYKCSYCEKQSDTDGSSSQPCRHCGGGKMFRCDFCGKTLSNRESLKVHQRRHTGDKMNYCKECGKGFPTSNALKKHELCHSGVKKHICDQCGSSFKTADDLKVHKRVHTGEKPYKCRHCDTSFSRSGHRNVHERTHIKGNFSCDHCDKSFKNFSSYSKHKRSHAVNKLFHCYQCAKTFTSLSALCKHQRDHQRWVE, from the exons atgagctcaacacagaCG gaccaacatgaaGCGAGacgtcagcgctctcaggaggccgacaaacctcacagaagaaagggagagaaaaaatacagctgtgatgagtgtggaaagGATTTTACTCAAAAGACTAACCTGAAACTTCATCaattcatccacagtggagttaaaccatacagctgtgagttgtgtggaaagtcttttacccggcttggaagcttaaaaacacaccaactcatccacagtggagttaaaccataCAGCTGTGATAAGTGTGGTAAAGCTTTTGTTCTCAGAGGCAACTTACGGCGTCATcaagttacccactctggaattaaggcttacagctgtgacatttgtggaaaaaccttTAGCCAGCTAGGGTATCGACATATTCACCTGCGCATCCACACTAGACATGATGTTTACTGCTGTGGTCAGTGTGGGAAACTGTTTACAACAGATGCCCAGTTACAGCACCACATGCTTACCCACACcgaggagagaccttataaatgtgacctgtgtgataAGGCTTTTAAAGAGCCACGTTCCCTGAGAAGACACGAACAGATCCACAGCAGAAAgaaactctacaagtgcagttactgtgaa aagcagagcgacacagatggatccagttctcaaccctgtcgtcactgtggtggtgggaaaatGTTTCGTTGTgacttttgtggaaaaactttaagTAATCGAGAGAGCCTAAAAgtacatcaacgtagacacactggagacaaaatgaactactgcaaAGAGTGTGGGAAAGGCTTCCCCACatcaaatgctttaaaaaaacacgAACTCTgtcacagtggggttaaaaagcacatctgtgaccagtgtgggtcatcTTTCAAAACTGCAGATGATCTTAAAGTGCataaacgagtccacacaggagagaaaccatacaagtgcagacactgtgacacaaGCTTCTCACGGTCAGGTCATCGTAATGttcatgaacgtacacacattAAAGGGAACTTCAGCTGTGaccactgtgacaaaagcttcaaGAATTTCAGTTCGTACTCCAAACATAAACGATCTCacgctgtaaataaactgtttcactgttaccaatgtgcaaaaacattcacttccttatctgctctgtgcaaacatcaacGTGATCATCAGAGGTGGGTAGAGTAG
- the LOC102080698 gene encoding zinc finger protein 100 isoform X2, which yields MTSTQEDQHGARSQHSQEFDELHRQKREKKYTCEECGKDFTRSGNLKTHQFVHSGVKPYSCDQCGKAFNHRSHLRRHQFTHSGMKAYSCELCGKAFADNGSLRSHLVTHSGVKAYSCDQCGKAFAHSKSLKRHKVTHSGIKAYSCDQCGKAFARSRYLQSHLVTHSGIKAYSCDICGKTFRWPLSRNIHQRIHTKKDFCFCDQCGKTFVAYKYLQQHMFIHTEERPYKCDLCEKTFKDPRSLRQHQQIHTRKKLYKCTYCEVQHFFLTVCVELIVSSVVAELSPNG from the exons gaccaacatggagcgagaagtcagcaCTCTCAGGAGTTTGACGAACTTCacagacaaaaaagagaaaaaaaatacacctgTGAGGaatgtgggaaggattttacccgTTCTGgcaacttaaaaacacaccaatttgtccacagtggagttaaaccatacagctgtgatcagtgtggtaaaGCTTTTAATCACAGAAGCCACTTACGACGTCATCAATTTACTCACTCTGGAAtgaaagcgtacagctgtgagttgtgtggtaaAGCTTTTGCTGACAATGGAAGCTTACGgagtcatctagttacccactctggagttaaagcatacagctgtgatcagtgtggtaaaGCTTTTGCTCATAGTAAAAGCTTAAAGCGTCATaaagttacccactctggaattaaggcatacagctgtgatcagtgtggtaaaGCTTTTGCTCGCAGTAGGTACTTACAAAGTCATCTAGTTAcgcactctggaattaaggcgtacagctgcgacatttgtggaaaaaccttCCGCTGGCCACTCAGCCGTAATATTCACCAACGCATTCACACCAAAAAGGATTTTTGcttctgtgatcagtgtggcaaaaCCTTTGTGGCATACAAATATTTACAGCAGCACATGTTtatccacactgaggagagaccttataaatgtgatcTGTGTGAGAAGACCTTTAAAGATCCACGTTCCCTGAGACAACATCAACAGATTCACACCAGAAAGAAACTCTACAAGTGCacttactgtgag GTTCAACATTTCTTCCTCACCGtctgtgttgagctcattgtttcctctgtagtggctgagctgagtccaaatggctga
- the LOC102080698 gene encoding zinc finger protein 14 isoform X1 produces MTSTQEDQHGARSQHSQEFDELHRQKREKKYTCEECGKDFTRSGNLKTHQFVHSGVKPYSCDQCGKAFNHRSHLRRHQFTHSGMKAYSCELCGKAFADNGSLRSHLVTHSGVKAYSCDQCGKAFAHSKSLKRHKVTHSGIKAYSCDQCGKAFARSRYLQSHLVTHSGIKAYSCDICGKTFRWPLSRNIHQRIHTKKDFCFCDQCGKTFVAYKYLQQHMFIHTEERPYKCDLCEKTFKDPRSLRQHQQIHTRKKLYKCTYCEKQSDTDGSTSQPCRRCGGGKAFHCDLCGKTFNHPDSLKLHQRRHTGDNMNYCKECGKGFPTSSELKKHYVYHSGVKKHICDQCGSSFFTANQLKEHKRVHTGEKPYKCRHCDKSFSLSGHRNVHELTHIEGNFSCDQCDKTFKNLSSYSAHKRSHAANKQFHCYQCAKTFTSLSSLCKHQRDHA; encoded by the exons gaccaacatggagcgagaagtcagcaCTCTCAGGAGTTTGACGAACTTCacagacaaaaaagagaaaaaaaatacacctgTGAGGaatgtgggaaggattttacccgTTCTGgcaacttaaaaacacaccaatttgtccacagtggagttaaaccatacagctgtgatcagtgtggtaaaGCTTTTAATCACAGAAGCCACTTACGACGTCATCAATTTACTCACTCTGGAAtgaaagcgtacagctgtgagttgtgtggtaaAGCTTTTGCTGACAATGGAAGCTTACGgagtcatctagttacccactctggagttaaagcatacagctgtgatcagtgtggtaaaGCTTTTGCTCATAGTAAAAGCTTAAAGCGTCATaaagttacccactctggaattaaggcatacagctgtgatcagtgtggtaaaGCTTTTGCTCGCAGTAGGTACTTACAAAGTCATCTAGTTAcgcactctggaattaaggcgtacagctgcgacatttgtggaaaaaccttCCGCTGGCCACTCAGCCGTAATATTCACCAACGCATTCACACCAAAAAGGATTTTTGcttctgtgatcagtgtggcaaaaCCTTTGTGGCATACAAATATTTACAGCAGCACATGTTtatccacactgaggagagaccttataaatgtgatcTGTGTGAGAAGACCTTTAAAGATCCACGTTCCCTGAGACAACATCAACAGATTCACACCAGAAAGAAACTCTACAAGTGCacttactgtgag aaacagagcgacacagatggatccacttctcaaccctgtcgtcgctgtggtggtgggaaagcgTTTCattgtgacctttgtggaaaaactttcaatCATCCAGATAGCCTAAAActacatcaacgtagacacactggagacaacaTGAATTACTGCAAAGAGTGTGGGAAAGGCTTCCCCACATcaagtgaattaaaaaaacattatgtTTATCACAGTGGCGTTaaaaagcacatctgtgaccagtgtggTTCATCTTTCTTCACTGCAAATCAGCTTAAAGAGCATAAaagagtccacacaggagagaaaccatataagtgcagacactgtgacaaaagcttctcacttTCAGGCCATCGTAATGTTCATGAACTTACACACATTGAAGGGAacttcagctgtgaccagtgtgacaagaccTTCaagaatctcagttcatactctgcacacaaacgatcccacgctgcaaataaacagtttcactgttaccaatgtgcaaaaacgttcacttcattatcttctctgtgcaaacatcagcgtgatcatGCATGA